One region of Streptomyces capillispiralis genomic DNA includes:
- a CDS encoding TlpA family protein disulfide reductase, which produces MHDRRRRVRGHDGTGRPDGAPPWAGLGAELGERATLLQFSSAFCAPCRATRRVLGEVAALVPGVAHVEVDAEARLDLVRRLGIEKTPTVLVLDAAGRIVRRATGQPRKADVIAALGEAV; this is translated from the coding sequence ATCCATGACAGGAGGCGGCGAGTGCGGGGTCACGACGGCACGGGGCGGCCCGACGGCGCGCCACCGTGGGCCGGGCTGGGAGCCGAACTGGGGGAGCGCGCCACCCTGCTGCAGTTCTCCAGTGCCTTCTGCGCGCCCTGCCGGGCCACCCGGCGGGTGCTCGGCGAAGTGGCCGCACTGGTCCCGGGCGTGGCCCACGTGGAGGTCGACGCCGAGGCCCGGCTGGACCTCGTACGCCGTCTGGGCATCGAGAAGACGCCGACGGTGCTGGTGCTCGACGCCGCCGGCCGGATCGTGCGGCGCGCGACCGGGCAGCCGCGCAAGGCCGATGTGATCGCCGCGCTCGGGGAGGCCGTGTGA
- a CDS encoding DUF6986 family protein — translation MGQGQQERVTTSLPDAVTEEIGASLAPVDAELERRYPGDPGTRQPVHTVYVPADDFTAGTPRLWGDRALAALDEHAPDAAAFAAVLGLDEALADDVYGRVRAKLEREPVEDLRVDFEDGYGNRPDAEEDEAAARAARLIAETHAAGTAAPYTGIRMKCLEAAVRDRGIRTLDIFLTGLVEAGGLPGGLVLTLPKVTYAEQVTAMARLLDAFEGTHGLEPGRIGFEIQIETSQSILAADGTATVARMIRAAEGRATGLHYGTFDYSACLGVSAAHQASDHPAADHAKAVMQVAAAGTGVRVSDGSTNVLPVGPAERVHDAWRLHYGLTRRALARAYYQGWDMHPGHLPTRYAAVFAFYREGFEQAAARLARYAGRAGGDVMDEPATAKALAGYLLRGLDCGALDTAEVARLTGLTRADLEGFAAPRRGGLTASAQ, via the coding sequence ATGGGACAGGGGCAGCAGGAGCGGGTGACGACGAGCCTGCCGGACGCCGTCACCGAGGAGATCGGCGCCTCCCTCGCACCGGTCGACGCCGAACTGGAGCGCCGCTACCCCGGAGACCCCGGCACCCGCCAGCCCGTCCACACCGTCTACGTCCCCGCCGACGACTTCACCGCCGGCACCCCTCGCCTCTGGGGCGACCGGGCACTCGCCGCGCTCGACGAACACGCCCCCGACGCCGCCGCCTTCGCCGCCGTCCTCGGCCTGGACGAGGCGCTGGCCGACGACGTGTACGGCCGCGTCCGCGCCAAGCTGGAGCGCGAGCCGGTCGAGGACCTGCGCGTCGACTTCGAGGACGGCTACGGCAACCGCCCCGACGCCGAGGAGGACGAGGCCGCGGCCCGCGCCGCACGGCTGATCGCCGAGACCCACGCCGCCGGCACCGCGGCCCCGTACACGGGCATCCGCATGAAGTGCCTGGAGGCCGCCGTCCGCGACCGGGGCATCCGCACCCTCGACATCTTCCTCACCGGCCTCGTGGAAGCCGGCGGCCTGCCCGGCGGACTCGTGCTCACCCTGCCCAAGGTCACCTACGCCGAGCAGGTCACCGCCATGGCCCGGCTCCTCGACGCCTTCGAGGGGACCCACGGCCTCGAACCGGGCCGGATCGGCTTCGAGATCCAGATCGAGACCAGCCAGTCCATCCTCGCCGCCGACGGCACCGCCACCGTCGCCCGCATGATCCGGGCCGCCGAGGGCCGCGCCACCGGACTGCACTACGGCACCTTCGACTACAGCGCCTGCCTCGGCGTCTCCGCCGCGCACCAGGCGAGCGACCACCCGGCCGCCGACCACGCCAAGGCCGTCATGCAGGTCGCCGCCGCCGGCACCGGCGTACGCGTCTCGGACGGCTCCACCAACGTGCTGCCCGTCGGCCCGGCCGAGCGGGTCCACGACGCCTGGCGCCTGCACTACGGACTGACCCGCCGCGCCCTCGCCCGCGCCTACTACCAGGGCTGGGACATGCACCCCGGCCACCTCCCCACCCGCTACGCGGCCGTCTTCGCCTTCTACCGCGAGGGCTTCGAACAGGCCGCCGCCCGCCTGGCCCGGTACGCCGGCCGGGCCGGCGGCGACGTCATGGACGAGCCCGCCACCGCCAAGGCCCTCGCCGGGTACCTGCTGCGCGGCCTGGACTGCGGCGCCCTGGACACCGCCGAAGTCGCCCGGCTCACCGGACTGACCCGTGCGGACCTGGAGGGCTTCGCCGCGCCGCGCCGCGGCGGGCTGACGGCCTCCGCGCAGTAG
- a CDS encoding transglutaminase domain-containing protein, protein MQLIQETPDLSAYLAADEAIDHHHPLVRATAARLAAGVGDSYEYARAAFEFVRDAIPHSQDAGDPRVTWRASDVLDQGTGICYAKAHALAALLRAEDIPTALCYQNLGVVHGLVAVRFRGAWHRQDPRGNKPGVDARFSLDGERLAFTPDPSSNEADHPVLYAAPHPAVLEALRAAVDRPHLWRTLPTSLPEQGAP, encoded by the coding sequence ATGCAGCTGATCCAGGAAACCCCGGACCTCTCCGCGTATCTCGCCGCCGATGAGGCGATCGACCACCATCACCCGCTGGTCCGCGCGACGGCGGCGCGCCTCGCCGCAGGGGTGGGTGACTCGTATGAGTATGCGCGGGCGGCGTTCGAGTTCGTGCGCGACGCCATTCCTCATTCGCAGGACGCGGGCGACCCCCGTGTCACCTGGCGCGCCTCCGACGTCCTGGACCAGGGCACCGGCATCTGCTACGCCAAGGCCCACGCGCTGGCCGCCCTGCTGCGGGCCGAGGACATCCCGACCGCGCTCTGCTACCAGAACCTCGGCGTCGTGCACGGTCTGGTCGCCGTGCGCTTCCGCGGCGCCTGGCACCGCCAGGACCCCCGGGGCAACAAGCCCGGGGTGGACGCCCGCTTCTCCCTGGACGGTGAGCGCCTGGCGTTCACGCCCGACCCGTCGTCCAATGAGGCGGACCATCCGGTCCTGTACGCTGCACCGCATCCGGCCGTCCTGGAAGCCCTCCGGGCCGCCGTCGACCGGCCGCACCTGTGGCGGACGCTCCCCACCTCACTCCCGGAGCAAGGCGCACCATGA
- a CDS encoding flavin reductase family protein: MTATSDLGAPRLASPELLRSVFRKHAAGVAVITARGRGGPVGFTATSLASVSAEPPMLSFAVGTGSSSWPAIAAGGHVGVHVLGEHQQELAATFARSGADRFGPATAWREGPEGVPVLDDVPAWMVCRVVARVPAGDHRIVVAEVLLGDPTGRGRPLLYHQGRFNGLRD, from the coding sequence CTGACGGCCACCTCCGACCTCGGCGCACCCCGGCTCGCCTCGCCCGAGCTGTTGCGTTCCGTCTTCCGCAAGCACGCGGCGGGCGTCGCCGTGATCACCGCGCGCGGCCGGGGCGGCCCGGTCGGCTTCACCGCCACCTCGCTCGCCTCCGTCTCCGCCGAGCCCCCGATGCTGTCCTTCGCCGTCGGGACGGGGAGCTCCAGCTGGCCCGCGATCGCGGCGGGCGGCCATGTCGGGGTGCACGTGCTCGGGGAGCACCAGCAGGAGCTGGCGGCGACCTTCGCGCGCAGCGGCGCCGACCGGTTCGGCCCGGCCACCGCCTGGCGGGAGGGGCCCGAGGGCGTCCCCGTGCTGGACGACGTGCCGGCCTGGATGGTGTGCCGGGTGGTGGCCCGGGTGCCCGCCGGTGACCACCGGATCGTCGTGGCCGAGGTCCTGCTCGGCGACCCCACCGGCCGCGGCCGTCCGCTCCTCTACCACCAGGGACGCTTCAACGGCCTGCGCGACTGA
- a CDS encoding electron transfer flavoprotein subunit alpha/FixB family protein — MAEVLVYVDHVDGAVRKPTLELLTLARRIGEPVAVALGNGAADTAATLAEHGAARVLTHEAAEYADYLVVPKVDALQAAHEAVSPAAVLVPSSAEGKEIAARLALRLGSGIITDAVDLESGDEGPVATQSVFAASYTTKSRVSKGTPVITVKPNSAAVEAAPAAGAVEALSVTFSAAATGTKVTGRTPRESTGRPELTEAAIVVSGGRGVNGAENFAIIEALADSLGAAVGASRAAVDAGWYPHTNQVGQTGKSVSPQLYIASGISGAIQHRAGMQTSKTIVAVNKDAEAPIFELVDYGVVGDLFAVVPQLTEEIKARKG, encoded by the coding sequence ATGGCTGAAGTTCTCGTCTACGTCGACCACGTGGACGGTGCCGTCCGCAAGCCCACCCTGGAGCTGCTGACCCTCGCCCGCCGCATCGGCGAGCCCGTCGCCGTCGCGCTGGGCAACGGGGCCGCGGACACCGCCGCCACGCTCGCCGAGCACGGCGCGGCCCGCGTCCTGACGCACGAGGCCGCCGAGTACGCCGACTACCTGGTCGTGCCGAAGGTGGACGCCCTCCAGGCCGCCCACGAGGCCGTCTCCCCGGCCGCCGTGCTGGTGCCGTCCTCCGCCGAGGGCAAGGAGATCGCCGCCCGTCTGGCGCTGCGTCTCGGTTCCGGCATCATCACCGACGCCGTCGACCTGGAGTCCGGCGACGAGGGCCCGGTGGCCACCCAGTCGGTGTTCGCCGCGTCCTACACCACCAAGTCCCGTGTCTCCAAGGGCACCCCGGTCATCACGGTCAAGCCGAACTCGGCCGCCGTGGAGGCCGCCCCGGCCGCCGGTGCGGTCGAGGCCCTGTCGGTGACCTTCTCCGCCGCCGCGACCGGCACCAAGGTCACCGGCCGCACGCCGCGCGAGTCGACCGGGCGTCCGGAGCTGACCGAGGCCGCGATCGTCGTCTCCGGCGGCCGCGGTGTCAACGGCGCGGAGAACTTCGCGATCATCGAGGCGCTCGCCGACTCGCTCGGCGCGGCCGTCGGTGCCTCGCGCGCCGCCGTCGACGCCGGCTGGTACCCGCACACCAACCAGGTCGGCCAGACCGGCAAGTCCGTCTCGCCGCAGCTCTACATCGCCTCCGGCATCTCGGGTGCGATCCAGCACCGCGCCGGCATGCAGACCTCGAAGACCATCGTGGCCGTCAACAAGGACGCCGAGGCCCCGATCTTCGAGCTGGTCGACTACGGCGTCGTCGGCGACCTGTTCGCCGTCGTCCCGCAGCTGACCGAGGAGATCAAGGCCCGCAAGGGCTGA
- a CDS encoding electron transfer flavoprotein subunit beta/FixA family protein, protein MSLRIVVTVKYVPDATGDRHFADDLTVDRDDVDGLLSELDEYAVEQALQISENSDDDVEITVLTVGPEDAKDALRKALSMGADKAIHVEDDDLHGTDAIGTSLVLAKAIEKAGYDLVISGMASTDGTMGVVPALLAERLGVPQVTLLSEVSVEDGTVKGRRDGDAASEQLEASLPAVVSVTDQSGEARYPSFKGIMAAKKKPVQSWDLSDLDIDEDEVGLENAYTTVDAATERPARTAGTIVKDEGEGGKQLAEFLASQKFI, encoded by the coding sequence GTGAGCTTGAGGATCGTTGTCACCGTGAAGTACGTGCCCGACGCCACTGGCGACCGGCACTTCGCCGATGACCTGACCGTCGACCGGGACGACGTGGACGGTCTGCTCTCCGAGCTGGACGAGTACGCGGTCGAGCAGGCGCTCCAGATCTCGGAGAACTCCGACGACGACGTGGAGATCACCGTCCTGACCGTGGGTCCGGAGGACGCCAAGGACGCCCTGCGCAAGGCGCTGTCCATGGGCGCGGACAAGGCGATCCACGTCGAGGACGACGACCTGCACGGCACCGACGCCATCGGCACCTCCCTGGTCCTGGCCAAGGCGATCGAGAAGGCCGGTTACGACCTGGTCATCTCCGGCATGGCCTCCACCGACGGCACCATGGGCGTCGTCCCCGCCCTGCTCGCCGAGCGCCTCGGCGTCCCGCAGGTCACCCTGCTCTCCGAGGTCTCCGTCGAGGACGGCACGGTCAAGGGCCGCCGTGACGGCGACGCCGCCTCCGAGCAGCTCGAGGCCTCCCTCCCCGCGGTCGTGTCGGTCACCGACCAGTCGGGCGAGGCGCGCTACCCGTCGTTCAAGGGCATCATGGCGGCCAAGAAGAAGCCGGTTCAGTCCTGGGACCTGTCCGACCTCGACATCGACGAGGACGAGGTCGGTCTGGAGAACGCCTACACCACGGTCGACGCCGCGACCGAGCGTCCGGCCCGCACGGCGGGCACGATCGTCAAGGACGAGGGCGAGGGCGGCAAGCAGCTCGCCGAGTTCCTCGCGAGCCAGAAGTTCATCTGA
- a CDS encoding lysophospholipid acyltransferase family protein, which translates to MAELVYRPVVGFARTLFKVWDLRIDCQGSENIPRSGGAVLVSNHISYLDFVFNGLAALPQKRLVRFMAKESVFRHRISGPLMRGMKHIPVDREQGEAAYQHALRSLRSGEIVGVFPEATISQSFTLKSFKSGAARLAQEAGVPLIPMAVWGTQRLWTKGHPRNFKRSHTPITIRVGEAIEASRDKYAGAITRQVRERVQELLEAAQRAYPVRPKGPEDTWWMPAHLGGTAPTPEQVREAEAR; encoded by the coding sequence ATGGCAGAACTCGTCTACCGGCCCGTCGTCGGTTTCGCCCGCACGCTGTTCAAGGTGTGGGACCTCAGGATCGACTGCCAGGGTTCGGAAAACATCCCGCGCTCGGGCGGCGCCGTGCTGGTGAGCAACCACATCAGCTACCTCGACTTCGTCTTCAACGGCCTGGCCGCACTGCCGCAGAAGCGGCTCGTGCGTTTTATGGCGAAGGAGTCGGTCTTCCGGCACCGGATCTCCGGTCCGCTGATGCGCGGCATGAAGCACATCCCGGTCGACCGCGAGCAGGGCGAGGCGGCGTACCAGCACGCGCTGCGGTCGCTGCGGTCGGGTGAGATCGTGGGCGTCTTCCCGGAGGCGACGATCTCCCAGTCGTTCACCCTCAAGAGCTTCAAGTCGGGTGCCGCGCGGCTGGCCCAGGAGGCGGGCGTACCGCTGATCCCGATGGCCGTGTGGGGTACGCAGCGGCTGTGGACCAAGGGCCACCCGCGCAACTTCAAGCGCAGCCACACCCCCATCACCATCCGGGTCGGCGAGGCGATCGAGGCCTCCCGGGACAAGTACGCGGGCGCGATCACCCGGCAGGTGCGCGAGCGCGTGCAGGAGCTGCTGGAGGCGGCGCAGCGCGCCTACCCGGTGCGCCCCAAGGGTCCGGAGGACACCTGGTGGATGCCGGCCCATCTCGGCGGTACGGCCCCGACGCCGGAGCAGGTCCGCGAGGCCGAGGCCCGCTGA
- a CDS encoding threonine aldolase family protein, whose amino-acid sequence MNPPRTDARRHHDPDVRGFASDNYAGAHPEVLAALALANGGHQVAYGEDAYTENLQQVIRSHFGPTAEAFPVFNGTGANVVALQAVTDRWGAVICAESAHINVDEGGAPERVGGIKLLTVPTPDGKLTPELIDRQAYGWDDEHRAMPQVVSIAQATELGTVYTPDEIRAICEHAHGHGMKVHVDGSRLANAAATLNVPMRAFTNGAGVDLLSLGGTKNGALFGEAVVVINQDAVRHMKHLRKQSMQLASKMRFVSVQLEALLARDLWLRNARHANGMAQRLAEGVRAVHGVEILHPVQANAVFARLPHDVSERLQKRFRFYFWDEPAGDVRWMCAYDTTEDDVDTFVAALKEEMAR is encoded by the coding sequence GTGAACCCACCGAGGACCGACGCGCGTCGTCATCACGACCCGGACGTCCGCGGTTTCGCCAGCGACAACTACGCCGGGGCCCACCCGGAGGTGCTCGCCGCCCTGGCCCTGGCCAACGGCGGGCACCAGGTCGCGTACGGCGAGGACGCGTACACCGAGAACCTCCAGCAGGTGATCCGCAGCCACTTCGGTCCCACCGCCGAGGCGTTCCCGGTCTTCAACGGCACCGGCGCCAACGTCGTCGCGCTCCAGGCGGTCACCGACCGCTGGGGCGCGGTGATCTGCGCCGAGAGCGCCCACATCAACGTGGACGAGGGCGGGGCGCCGGAGCGGGTCGGCGGCATCAAGCTGCTCACCGTGCCCACCCCGGACGGCAAGCTCACCCCCGAGCTGATCGACCGGCAGGCGTACGGCTGGGACGACGAGCACCGGGCCATGCCGCAGGTGGTCTCCATAGCCCAGGCCACCGAGCTGGGCACGGTCTACACCCCGGACGAGATCCGCGCCATCTGCGAGCACGCCCACGGGCACGGCATGAAGGTGCACGTCGACGGCTCCCGGCTGGCCAACGCCGCCGCCACGTTGAACGTGCCGATGCGCGCCTTCACCAACGGGGCGGGCGTCGACCTGCTGTCGCTCGGCGGCACGAAGAACGGCGCCCTGTTCGGCGAGGCGGTCGTGGTGATCAACCAGGACGCCGTCCGGCACATGAAGCACCTGCGCAAGCAGTCCATGCAGCTGGCGTCCAAGATGCGCTTCGTATCGGTGCAGTTGGAGGCCCTGCTCGCCCGGGACCTCTGGCTGCGCAACGCCCGGCACGCCAACGGGATGGCCCAGCGCCTCGCCGAGGGCGTGCGCGCGGTGCACGGTGTGGAGATCCTCCACCCGGTGCAGGCCAACGCGGTCTTCGCCCGCCTGCCGCACGACGTGAGCGAACGGCTGCAGAAGCGGTTCCGCTTCTACTTCTGGGACGAACCGGCCGGCGACGTCCGCTGGATGTGCGCCTACGACACCACCGAGGACGACGTGGACACGTTCGTGGCGGCGCTCAAGGAGGAGATGGCCCGCTAG
- a CDS encoding SDR family NAD(P)-dependent oxidoreductase, with product MGNGALDGAVIAVAGAGGPAGRAALLRLAEAGATVVGSDNDPERLAEAVDAARYAHGGATVTGETVDLLDLNSTREWASRVEKEFGRVDGLVHLVGGWRGSETFTKTNLDDWDLLELLLVRTVQHTSLAFHEALQRSDRGRYVLISAAGATRPTAGNAAYSAAKAAAEAWTLAMADYFRKAGGEQGPTSAAAILVVKALVHDAMRADRPNAKFAGFTDVKDLAEAIAGVWEKPAAEVNGNRLWLTEKP from the coding sequence ATGGGGAACGGGGCGCTCGACGGTGCGGTGATCGCGGTGGCCGGCGCGGGAGGACCCGCGGGCCGGGCGGCACTGCTCAGGCTGGCCGAGGCGGGGGCGACGGTCGTCGGCTCCGACAACGACCCGGAGCGGCTGGCGGAAGCCGTCGACGCGGCGCGCTACGCGCACGGCGGCGCCACCGTCACCGGGGAGACGGTCGACCTCCTCGACCTGAACTCCACCCGCGAGTGGGCCTCCCGGGTCGAGAAGGAGTTCGGCCGGGTCGACGGCCTGGTCCACCTCGTCGGAGGGTGGCGCGGCAGCGAGACCTTCACCAAGACCAACCTGGACGACTGGGACCTGCTGGAGCTGCTGCTGGTGCGCACCGTCCAGCACACCTCCCTCGCCTTCCACGAGGCGCTCCAGCGCAGCGACCGCGGCCGGTACGTCCTGATCAGCGCGGCCGGCGCCACCAGGCCCACCGCGGGCAACGCCGCCTACTCCGCGGCCAAGGCCGCCGCCGAGGCGTGGACGCTGGCCATGGCCGACTACTTCCGCAAGGCCGGGGGCGAGCAGGGGCCGACGTCGGCGGCTGCGATCCTGGTGGTGAAGGCGTTGGTGCACGACGCGATGCGCGCCGACCGCCCCAACGCGAAGTTCGCGGGCTTCACGGACGTCAAGGACCTGGCCGAGGCCATCGCCGGAGTCTGGGAGAAGCCCGCCGCGGAAGTGAACGGAAACCGTCTGTGGCTGACCGAGAAGCCGTGA
- a CDS encoding serine/threonine-protein kinase has translation MSTGEYGQADGTGRLLVGRYRITAQLGRGGMGVVWKALDEVLGREVAVKELRTYTDAAGSELADLGLRMQREARAAARVRHPGVIAVHDIAEVDGRPLIVMELIDGPSLDDVLRDRGTLDAREAARIGAEVMDALAAAHRAGVLHRDVKPGNILLDRSGRIVLTDFGIATMEDPGDGSATHLTRSGEIVGSLDYLAPERAQGAVPGPASDVWALGATLFAAVEGASPFRRTSTFSTLTAIVSEPLPESHRAGPLAPVLALLMDKRPEFRPEAAQARELLEAVASGADTPTTTLRRPVPPPDRTETERGVPAVPPGFGPPQAPGPASAAAGAHPAPDPGTAPTGRMGPPTGSRRRGRALIAAAAVTVVLAAASVTAAVLNSQDGTRTDTGTGGARTGAPASPAPSGDTDAGRRMSPGPGGEKSAAPSEEPDEKDGTEDTPTDRPATDRTEKTPDGTTPDDGEGDDGGATTAAPVCHSIGDGKYNCQVWRTATSYTASGTRAGTLNAGTNYFYCQQNLGRRETHGEWTNVWWARTDDDSGNTGVWISDVYIKGGANDAPVPGLPYC, from the coding sequence GTGTCGACGGGGGAGTACGGACAGGCGGACGGGACCGGTCGGCTGCTGGTCGGCCGCTACCGGATCACCGCGCAACTCGGGCGCGGCGGAATGGGCGTGGTCTGGAAGGCGCTGGACGAGGTCCTGGGCCGCGAGGTGGCGGTCAAGGAACTGCGCACCTACACCGATGCCGCCGGGTCCGAACTGGCCGACCTCGGACTGCGCATGCAGCGCGAGGCACGCGCGGCGGCCCGGGTGCGCCATCCCGGCGTCATCGCCGTGCACGACATCGCCGAGGTGGACGGCCGCCCGCTGATCGTCATGGAACTGATCGACGGGCCCTCCCTCGACGACGTGCTCCGCGACCGCGGCACCCTCGACGCCCGTGAGGCCGCCCGGATCGGCGCCGAGGTGATGGACGCGCTGGCCGCCGCGCACCGGGCCGGGGTGCTGCACCGCGACGTCAAACCCGGCAACATCCTGCTCGACCGCTCGGGCCGGATCGTGCTCACCGACTTCGGCATCGCCACCATGGAGGATCCCGGCGACGGCTCGGCGACCCACCTCACCCGCAGCGGCGAGATCGTCGGCTCCCTCGACTACCTGGCCCCCGAGCGCGCCCAGGGCGCCGTCCCCGGACCGGCCTCCGACGTCTGGGCGCTGGGCGCCACGCTCTTCGCGGCCGTGGAGGGCGCCTCGCCGTTCCGCCGCACCTCGACGTTCTCCACCCTCACCGCGATCGTCTCCGAACCGCTCCCCGAGTCCCACCGGGCCGGACCGCTCGCCCCCGTCCTCGCCCTGCTGATGGACAAGCGGCCCGAGTTCCGCCCGGAGGCCGCCCAGGCACGCGAACTCCTCGAAGCCGTCGCCTCCGGCGCGGACACACCGACGACCACGCTGCGCCGCCCCGTGCCCCCGCCCGACCGCACCGAGACCGAGCGCGGCGTCCCGGCGGTGCCACCGGGCTTCGGGCCGCCGCAGGCGCCGGGGCCCGCCTCCGCCGCCGCGGGCGCCCACCCGGCCCCCGACCCGGGCACCGCGCCCACCGGCCGCATGGGCCCGCCCACGGGATCCCGCCGCAGGGGCCGCGCCCTGATCGCCGCCGCGGCCGTCACCGTCGTCCTGGCCGCGGCCTCCGTGACGGCCGCCGTACTCAACTCCCAGGACGGCACCCGTACGGACACCGGCACGGGCGGCGCCCGTACCGGCGCCCCCGCGTCCCCCGCCCCCTCCGGCGACACCGACGCCGGACGCCGCATGAGCCCCGGGCCGGGCGGGGAGAAGAGCGCCGCACCCTCCGAGGAGCCCGACGAGAAGGACGGGACGGAGGACACCCCCACCGACCGTCCCGCCACCGACCGCACGGAGAAGACCCCGGACGGCACCACCCCCGACGACGGCGAGGGCGACGACGGCGGCGCGACCACGGCCGCCCCGGTCTGCCACTCCATCGGCGACGGCAAGTACAACTGCCAGGTCTGGCGCACCGCCACGTCGTACACCGCGTCCGGCACCCGGGCCGGCACCCTCAACGCGGGCACCAACTACTTCTACTGCCAGCAGAACCTGGGCCGCCGCGAGACCCACGGCGAGTGGACCAATGTCTGGTGGGCCCGCACCGACGACGACAGTGGCAACACCGGCGTCTGGATCAGCGACGTCTACATCAAGGGCGGCGCCAACGACGCCCCCGTGCCCGGGCTTCCGTACTGCTGA
- a CDS encoding DUF6421 family protein codes for MTEILVQVGTEGQVPSETRVVEHPAWPVLKDAVERIRPWQSKDGSIDFGAEGAPSRADAERAVREVTGAVERLSPLLPHDRAYHEALVEDLGRWAEGGFEVPDFLDSLLAFQPAAHREDGLQHLVVFPMYTQNGNPDRNLEAVVLRMVWPDWLAELERTRYDNPLFCGITFEDFTAGYDTNSAVLFPETIAVREAPERFTWGGIFCDREAARFRRVTEAAVDILGLELPEDVAAMVHDRKRCEEAFVLWDMVHDRTHSHGDLPFDPFMIKQRQPFWMYGLEELRCDLTAFKEAVKLAGDGVPQARDVQVAVLFDRMFRFPVTGERVRNYDGLGGQLLFAYLHRHDVVRWTDNKLSIDWERAPQVTNQLCAEIETLYRDGIDRPKLVHWFAGYELVSTYLSPHPGSKWAKGPDALDLTQPPRKLVDDVLPDEFPLSMFYEALSKKLKNVIASTRGITADGAERVAA; via the coding sequence ATGACGGAAATTCTTGTGCAGGTGGGTACCGAGGGGCAGGTTCCTTCGGAGACCAGGGTGGTGGAGCACCCGGCATGGCCCGTGCTCAAGGATGCCGTGGAGCGGATCCGGCCCTGGCAGTCCAAGGACGGGTCGATCGACTTCGGCGCCGAGGGCGCCCCGTCCCGCGCCGACGCCGAGCGCGCGGTGCGCGAGGTGACCGGGGCCGTCGAGCGGCTGTCCCCGCTGCTCCCGCACGACCGCGCCTACCACGAGGCGCTGGTCGAGGACCTGGGCCGCTGGGCCGAGGGCGGCTTCGAGGTGCCCGACTTCCTCGACTCGCTGCTGGCCTTCCAGCCGGCCGCGCACCGCGAGGACGGACTGCAGCACCTGGTCGTCTTCCCGATGTACACGCAGAACGGCAACCCGGACCGCAACCTCGAGGCGGTCGTGCTGCGCATGGTCTGGCCCGACTGGCTGGCCGAGCTGGAGCGCACCCGCTACGACAACCCGCTCTTCTGCGGCATCACCTTCGAGGACTTCACCGCCGGCTACGACACCAACTCCGCGGTGCTCTTCCCCGAGACCATCGCCGTGCGCGAGGCCCCCGAGCGGTTCACCTGGGGCGGCATCTTCTGCGACCGCGAGGCCGCCCGCTTCCGCCGCGTCACCGAGGCCGCCGTGGACATCCTGGGCCTCGAACTGCCCGAGGACGTCGCCGCCATGGTCCACGACCGGAAGCGCTGCGAAGAGGCGTTCGTGCTCTGGGACATGGTCCACGACCGCACCCACAGCCACGGCGACCTGCCCTTCGACCCGTTCATGATCAAGCAGCGCCAGCCGTTCTGGATGTACGGCCTGGAGGAGCTGCGCTGCGACCTCACCGCCTTCAAGGAGGCCGTGAAGCTCGCCGGCGACGGCGTCCCGCAGGCCCGTGACGTCCAGGTCGCGGTGCTCTTCGACCGGATGTTCCGCTTCCCCGTCACCGGCGAGCGGGTCCGCAACTACGACGGCCTCGGCGGCCAGCTGCTCTTCGCCTACCTGCACAGGCACGACGTCGTCCGCTGGACCGACAACAAGCTCTCCATCGACTGGGAGCGCGCCCCGCAGGTCACCAACCAGCTGTGCGCCGAGATCGAGACGCTGTACCGCGACGGCATCGACCGCCCCAAGCTCGTCCACTGGTTCGCCGGCTACGAGCTGGTCTCCACCTACCTCTCCCCGCACCCCGGCTCCAAGTGGGCCAAGGGCCCCGACGCCCTGGACCTGACGCAGCCGCCGCGCAAACTCGTCGATGACGTGCTTCCGGACGAGTTTCCGCTGAGCATGTTCTATGAGGCACTGTCCAAGAAGCTGAAGAACGTGATCGCCTCCACCAGGGGCATCACGGCGGACGGTGCCGAGCGGGTCGCCGCGTGA